A stretch of Brassica rapa cultivar Chiifu-401-42 chromosome A08, CAAS_Brap_v3.01, whole genome shotgun sequence DNA encodes these proteins:
- the LOC103835642 gene encoding uncharacterized protein At1g24000 — MEALHGVSSGKFDIKSPADKFFTSFTDDIDSTFDIISKEKITESVGWEKRTVTLNMCGNLVSDSYNTFKATITVTPKEDETDGSRVVWTVEYEKVRHDIGDPMWIIDILINYLKETDEYLCM, encoded by the exons atggAAGCACTACATGGAGTTTCTTCTGGAAAGTTTGACATCAAGTCACCGGCGGACAAGTTCTTTACATCTTTCACCGACGACATAGATAGCACTTTTGACATAATAT CGAAGGAGAAGATCACTGAGTCTGTGGGTTGGGAGAAAAGAACAGTGACGTTGAATATGTGTGGAAATCTAGTCTCGGATAGCTACAATACTTTCAAAGCAACCATCACGGTCACTCCCAAGGAAGATGAGACCGATGGTAGCCGTGTGGTGTGGACCGTCGAGTACGAGAAGGTCCGTCATGACATTGGAGATCCAATGTGGATCATCGACATTCTTATCAATTACTTAAAGGAGACTGATGAATATCTTtgtatgtag
- the LOC103835643 gene encoding uncharacterized protein At1g24000 has product MEVSSGDLEVKSPADKFFRSVTDDINGPFDNIEDKMETMNLEDRTLTMRMSGCLISESYKTVKATITVSPKEDGEGSRVAWRVEFEKIRHDIEDPLLIIDTLIDVLVNYLKETDGNLLQ; this is encoded by the exons ATGGAAGTCTCTTCTGGTGACCTTGAAGTTAAGTCTCCAGCTGACAAGTTCTTTAGATCTGTCACCGACGACATAAACGGCCCTTTTGATAACATAG AGGATAAGATGGAGACGATGAATTTGGAGGATAGAACATTGACGATGAGAATGAGTGGCTGTCTAATCTCGGAAAGTTACAAGACGGTCAAAGCAACCATCACGGTCAGTCCTAAGGAAGATGGGGAAGGTAGCCGCGTGGCGTGGAGGGTTGAGTTCGAGAAGATTCGTCATGACATCGAAGATCCACTCTTGATAATCGACACTCTTATCGACGTTCTTGTCAATTACTTAAAGGAGACCGATGGAAATCTCCTTCAATAA
- the LOC108869336 gene encoding transcription factor IBH1-like 1 yields QKDNEEDLGLYIHGPQPRPLHIISHKISCHKQKKKTMEESRSYRRERKQAKKKKTGRGSGSGFGSIQMEMRRLRVLIPGGRRLNQPDLLLSKTTDYVVHLELRIRFLKTLLSKLIV; encoded by the coding sequence caaaaagacaatGAAGAAGACTTGGGACTATATATACATGGACCACAACCACGTCCATTACATATTATCAGTCACAAAATCAGCTgtcataagcaaaaaaaaaaaacaatggaaGAGTCGAGATCGTACAGAAGGGAGAGGAAGcaggcgaagaagaagaaaacgggCCGTGGATCAGGTTCTGGATTCGGGTCAATCCAGATGGAAATGAGGAGGCTCCGAGTTCTAATACCGGGCGGGCGAAGGTTGAACCAACCCGATCTGCTTCTATCAAAGACTACTGATTACGTTGTGCATTTGGAGTTGAGGATTAGGTTTCTCAAAACCCTACTCTCAAAACTGATAGTTTAG
- the LOC103835644 gene encoding RING-H2 finger protein ATL47: MSQKIHQISPSPSPITANRIAPAVLFIIVLVSVVFFLCSILHLAFRHYLKKKRSSLSPSTPDSDNQNPELSDSDTYRRQLRQLFHLHDSGLDQALIDALPVFLYKDIVKGSKEPFDCAVCLCEFSEDDKLRLLPVCSHAFHIDCIDTWLLSNSTCPLCRGTLYPPGHQEFSFEFFAAGDDGEREPAENDIRCGKRVFSVRLGKFRSSNNINASEGGETSGCVSVNRSLDNRRCFSMGSYQYIVAESDLVVALCPNSETLKSSNVEGKKINMRSKGESFSVSKIWQWSNKRSKFANQGETNLVVGASSYACSASGTGSRVVDGLSLNGRRFQGP; this comes from the coding sequence ATGTCTCAAAAGATTCATCAAATCtcaccttctccttctcctaTCACCGCTAATCGAATAGCCCCGGCCGTTCTGTTCATCATCGTTCTCGTCTccgtcgtcttcttcctctgcaGCATTCTACATTTAGCGTTCAGACACTACTTAAAGAAGAAAAGGTCGAGCCTTTCTCCCTCAACGCCAGATTCCGACAACCAAAACCCAGAACTTTCAGATTCCGACACTTACCGGAGACAGCTCCGACAGCTGTTCCATCTCCACGACTCAGGTCTAGACCAAGCTCTGATCGACGCCCTTCCGGTCTTCCTCTACAAAGACATCGTCAAAGGCTCCAAAGAGCCGTTCGATTGCGCCGTCTGTCTCTGCGAATTCTCCGAGGACGACAAGCTCCGGTTGCTTCCGGTTTGCAGCCACGCCTTCCACATCGACTGTATCGACACGTGGCTCCTCTCGAACTCCACGTGTCCGCTCTGCAGAGGAACCCTTTACCCCCCAGGGCACCAGGAGTTCAGTTTCGAGTTTTTCGCCGCCGGAGACGACGGAGAGAGGGAGCCGGCGGAGAATGATATTAGGTGTGGGAAGAGAGTGTTCTCGGTGAGGCTTGGGAAGTTTAGGAGCAGTAATAATATTAATGCTAGTGAAGGAGGAGAGACAAGTGGGTGTGTGAGTGTGAACAGGAGTCTTGATAACAGAAGATGTTTCTCAATGGGGTCTTATCAGTACATTGTGGCTGAATCTGATCTGGTGGTGGCTTTGTGTCCTAATAGTGAGACTCTGAAGAGTAGTAATGTTGAAGGGAAGAAGATTAACATGAGAAGTAAAGGTGAGAGCTTTTCTGTGTCGAAGATTTGGCAGTGGTCTAATAAAAGATCAAAGTTTGCTAATCAAGGAGAAACCAATCTGGTGGTGGGTGCTTCCTCTTATGCTTGTTCTGCATCTGGTACTGGTAGTAGAGTTGTTGATGGTTTGTCATTGAATGGAAGGAGATTTCAAGGGCCATGA
- the LOC103835645 gene encoding probable alpha,alpha-trehalose-phosphate synthase [UDP-forming] 9 — protein MVSRSCANFLDLSSWDLLDFPQTQTQRALPRVMTVPGIVSELEGDGSSDVNSSTGSHERKIIVANMLPLQAKKDAETGQWCFTWDEDSLLIQLRDGFPSDTEFVYIGSLNADIAINEQEAVSQKLLSEFNCVPTFLPKEIQEKYYRGFCKHHLWPLFHYMLPMFPDHGDRFDRRLWQAYVSANKIFSDRVMEVINPEDDYVWIQDYHLMVLPTFLRKRFNRIKLGFFLHSPFPSSEIYRTLPVRDDILRGLLNCDLIGFHTFDYARHFLSCCSRMLGLDYESKRGHIGLDYFGRTVFIKILPIGIHIGRLESVLNLPSTAAKMKEIQEQFKGKKLILGIDDMDIFKGISLKLIAMEHLFETYWHMRGKCVLIQIVNPARASGKDVEEAKREIYVTAKRINERYGSPGYEPVILIDRLVPRYEKTAYYAMADCCLVNAVRDGMNLVPYKYIICRQGTPGIDKAMGTSRDSPRTSMLVVSEFIGCSPSLSGAIRVNPWDVDAVAEAVNLALKMSEAEKRLRHEKHYHYVSTHDVGYWAKSFLQDLERASQDHYNKRCWGIGFGLSFRVLSLSPSFRKLSIDHIVSTYRKTERRAIFLDYDGTLVPESSLVKTPTAEVLSVLKSLCEDPKNTVFIVSGRGWESLSEWLSPCENLGIAAEHGYFIRWSSKKEWETCYSSAEAEWKNIVEPVMRSYMDATDGSTIEFKESALVWHHQDADPDFGSCQAKELLDHLESVLANEPVVVKRGQHIVEVKPQGVSKGLAVEKVIHRMVEDGNSPDMVMCIGDDRSDEDMFESILNTVTNPDLPMRPEIFACTVGRKPSKAKYFLDDVTDVLKLLEGLGAASSSSKPEYGQESSSSSSQTHVAFESII, from the exons ATGGTGTCGAGATCTTGCGCAAACTTTCTCGACTTATCATCTTGGGACTTGCTGGACTTCCCTCAAACTCAAACTCAGAGAGCTCTTCCTCGCGTCATGACTGTTCCCGGCATCGTCTCCGAGTTAGAAGGAGACGGATCCTCCGACGTTAACTCCTCCACCGGCTCCCACGAGCGGAAGATTATCGTCGCCAACATGTTGCCTCTACAAGCCAAAAAAGACGCGGAAACAGGACAGTGGTGCTTCACCTGGGACGAAGACTCTCTCCTCATCCAGCTCAGAGACGGGTTTCCTTCAGACACAGAGTTCGTTTACATAGGCTCACTCAACGCTGATATTGCTATAAACGAGCAAGAAGCTGTTTCGCAAAAGCTTCTGTCGGAATTCAACTGCGTTCCCACGTTTCTACCGAAGGAGATTCAAGAAAAGTACTACCGCGGCTTCTGTAAACACCACCTCTGGCCGCTCTTCCACTATATGCTCCCCATGTTCCCTGACCACGGCGACCGTTTCGATCGCCGTCTCTGGCAGGCGTACGTCTCGGCAAACAAGATATTCTCCGACAGGGTGATGGAAGTCATCAACCCGGAGGACGACTACGTCTGGATTCAAGATTACCATCTGATGGTTCTCCCCACGTTCTTGAGGAAACGGTTCAACAGAATCAAGCTCGGATTCTTCCTCCACAGCCCCTTCCCCTCTTCAGAAATCTACCGGACTTTACCCGTCCGGGACGACATTCTGAGAGGGCTGTTGAACTGTGATCTCATTGGCTTCCACACGTTTGATTACGCGCGGCATTTCTTGTCCTGCTGCAGTAGAATGCTTGGACTCGATTACGAGTCCAAGCGCGGTCACATCGGGCTAGATTACTTTGGTCGAACCGTGTTTATCAAGATTCTTCCTATAGGCATCCATATAGGTAGGCTTGAGTCTGTTCTGAACCTCCCATCAACCGCGGCGAAAATGAAAGAGATTCAAGAACAGTTCAAAGGGAAGAAGCTGATCCTCGGCATCGACGATATGGACATTTTCAAAGGCATAAGCCTTAAACTTATAGCCATGGAGCATCTTTTCGAGACGTATTGGCATATGAGAGGCAAATGTGTCCTTATTCAGATAGTGAACCCGGCGCGTGCCTCGGGTAAGGATGTGGAAGAGGCGAAGAGGGAGATATATGTAACTGCTAAAAGAATCAACGAGCGGTACGGCTCCCCTGGTTATGAGCCAGTTATCTTGATTGATCGTCTAGTTCCACGTTATGAAAAGACTGCTTATTACGCTATGGCGGACTGCTGTTTGGTGAACGCGGTAAGAGACGGCATGAACTTGGTTCCGTACAAATATATCATCTGCAGGCAAGGGACTCCGGGTATAGATAAAGCCATGGGGACTAGCCGTGACTCGCCGCGCACAAGCATGCTTGTGGTCTCTGAGTTTATCGGCTGCTCGCCTTCTTTGAGTGGTGCCATCAGGGTGAACCCTTGGGATGTGGATGCTGTTGCGGAAGCGGTTAACTTAGCTCTCAAGATGAGCGAGGCCGAGAAGCGGTTACGGCATGAGAAGCACTATCATTACGTTAGTACTCACGATGTGGGCTATTGGGCGAAGAGCTTTTTGCAGGATCTAGAGAGGGCGAGCCAGGATCATTATAATAAACGTTGTTGGGGTATTGGTTTCGGCTTGAGTTTCAGAGTTTTGTCATTGTCTCCGAGCTTTAGGAAGCTGTCTATCGACCACATTGTCTCCACGTATAGAAAGACAGAGAGAAGGGCGATATTTTTGGATTATGATGGCACTCTTGTTCCTGAGAGCTCGCTTGTCAAGACCCCTACTGCTGAAGTGCTTTCTGTTCTGAAATCTCTGTGTGAAGATCCTAAAAACACCGTGTTTATCGTCAGTGGCAGAGGCTGGGAGTCTCTGAGCGAGTGGCTATCTCCGTGTGAAAATCTTGGAATAGCAGCTGAACATGGATACTTCataag GTGGAGTAGCAAGAAGGAATGGGAGACTTGTTATTCATCAGCTGAAGCGGAGTGGAAGAATATTGTAGAACCGGTTATGAGATCATACATGGACGCAACCGATGGTTCCACTATAGAGTTTAAAGAGAGTGCTTTGGTTTGGCATCATCAAGACGCTGATCCAGACTTTGGATCCTGCCAAGCAAAGGAGCTTCTTGATCATTTAGAGAGCGTACTTGCAAACGAGCCCGTTGTTGTCAAGAGAGGTCAACACATCGTAGAGGTCAAACCACAG GGAGTAAGTAAAGGTTTGGCCGTGGAGAAAGTGATACACCGAATGGTGGAGGATGGAAACTCACCTGACATGGTGATGTGTATAGGAGATGACAGATCAGACGAGGACATGTTTGAGAGCATATTAAACACAGTGACGAACCCGGACCTCCCAATGCGGCCGGAGATCTTTGCCTGCACGGTGGGGAGAAAGCCAAGCAAAGCCAAGTACTTCTTGGATGATGTCACTGACGTATTGAAGCTCCTGGAAGGATTGGGTGCTGCATCGAGCAGCTCGAAGCCAGAGTATGGACAAGaatcctcatcatcatcctcacaaACACATGTGGCGTTTGAGAGCATCATCTGA